The sequence below is a genomic window from Saccopteryx leptura isolate mSacLep1 chromosome 10, mSacLep1_pri_phased_curated, whole genome shotgun sequence.
TGATTTTTAAAGATGTACTTCGTATTTCTTATAAAATGGTAATCAGATCCAGATTCAAATTCCAGTTTTTAGGATTAATATTTCACAGGAAGTGATGTGTTGTCATCATGAGGCAAATAACATAGCTGGTTTTCTATTATTGATGTTAGCAGCCATTGATGATAGATCCCTAGGATCTattctttaaactttaaaaaacagtaaagGTTTTATTGgttctgtcatttttctttgattAACTGGAATACTCCATATAAAGAGAAACTTCCCTTCCTAAAGACAGGATAAATGCTTAAttcttttcattactttaaaaataacgaATTCATTCTTTAGCATCATCCTCTGCGGTTGACCCCTCAGTTATTTTTGGTTTTGAGTACCATTATGAGCATGGAGTAGCTCTTGAGGTACAAGGCACTGCTTAGCACCCACCTCCAGCTTTCATCCTGGGCAATCGGCCTCAGTAGATAGACTGGGGAAGGGGAGGCATGGAGCCTGGGCTCTGCTGGCAGAAGCAGAGAAGGTTGAAAATGTAAGAATCaagaaaaaatcaaattgttaaattcaggaaagtgtgctgggattgccagagtgtggaagcagagacagggaggtagtGATAGGGACCTTGTGGGGCtaggaacaaaggaagacaaacatttgcattccattggttagagacccttatcagaagtttatgtttgaagttcacCAATGAgttagacccagcccctgttgctatgctatgtgcaactcccttagcgaataggtaatcgccatttttgcttctgtttatgcttgcttacttaggatatataaggaactagctgtaagcacCCGGGGCGGTTCCTATTTGCAGCTCCTACTGAGTACTGTGTCTCCGGACATCAGGGAATTCACCCCTGTgcaggtgaaactggccaataaagttacatctatacctacctctgaaagtctccgacatttgtttttgttttattataccCGGTGGGTGGATGCTTCAAAAAGAAAGGCAAGGTTGGGGTGTGGGGATGGGGTCTGAGGACTTCCATGTTCTTTCATCCCGAAAAAGCTCTGGTCTTCAAAGTCACTCATTATTAGACAACTGTTGGcttaatttcagtttttcatgTTGCCTTACAAGGAGAGGAATCCATCTTTCAAAGCCTCTTCAAGCAACCAGGAAAGAAATATGCAACCATCTGAAGCTCTAGAAAGGGTATGTTTGACCTTACATCCTTTGAGGAAGCCAATTTAGGAGAGAAACCAAGTCACTTTTGGAATGTTAGAAGTAAGGGTTAGGGCACTGATTCTCAACCCTGGTTGTTTATCTGTCAcctgaaacacattttaaaactgtCTAAGCTTCAGCATCACTGCCAGAGGTTCTGATGCAGTTGGTTTGGGGTGGAAATCTGGAACTGGCAGTTTTTGCGAGCTTTTTGCAAGGTGATTCTAACATTTAACCCAGGGCCATTTCCAAggcctctagaccagtggtccccaaccatttttgggccacggaccagtttaatgtcagaaaatattttcacagaccggcctttagggtgggacggataaatgtatcacatgaccgagacatgcgtcaagagtgaatcttagatggatgtaacagagtgaatctggtcattttttaaaaataaaacattgttcagacttaaatataaataaaacggaaataatgtaagttatttattctttctctgcagaccggtaccaaatggcccacggaccgttaccggtccatggcccgggggttgaggaccactgccctagaccacTGTGGGGTAATGAGCTGTGTCACACCTACAGTCCCATCACCTGAATCCAGTTGCCTGATATTAGTAGACACCACCTCTGCCATGTTATTTAGACATCTGTAAGCTAGGAAAGATGATGCCAGAGATGACTCTCTTCTCCCCGTAGGATGCTGAGGTCTGATGACTGTGGCTGACTTCTAACCAACAGGTCTTGAACATAAGACAGCACTCTGCCCACCCTCAACACCAAGGGAGGCTACATTTACCTGGTGCTGACACTGTTTTAAGTGCTTTGAACTCTCAACATTCCTAATATTGGTTGGTATCATCTCCGTTTAAAGATGAGCAACTGGGGATCTGACAAGGTTAAAGGATGCTAAGGTCTCAGGCCTGTGTCTGGGTGGATTCTCGGGTTCTTCTCCATCCCTAGCTGTCACTTACAGGGCCCTCTTCAAGGAGCTGCCTCATCTTTTCCTTTGTGTAAGAGACAGATGCTTCCTGTAGAGGTAGTCTGCATAGAGTACAAGGCCTCAGAAAAGGTGGGGGAGGCCTGGCCTGCAGTGAGAGATCCCAAATccttggtcctcagcatcagGCCCAGAGTAGCCCACTACCCTGGGGGTGGCTGTTCCCTACCTTCCTTCACAGCTCAGTGGTCTGAGTGTGTGAAGATAAATCTAGAAAGCCTTGGGCACTTCTTCCATCTTTAAACCTTCCTCACGTTCCTTCCTGTGCCCATAGGGTTCCACGCACAGCTCTTTCCTCGGAAAACTTGATTGATCCTATCCATCCTATCCACTGCTTATCACTACCCCCAGTTCTTGACTAGAGCTACAGTTACCATTGACTACACCTCCTAAATCCCCCTCTCAAGATAGGACACCACCATCCACCCAGACCAGAGACTCTAACCTCACCCTAAGTACCAATCAGCCCCAACATTCAATCAGCCACGGAGTCCCCTCGATTCCTCCACTCAGGATAGCTGTTACACCCATCGCTCCTCTCCATCCCCACTGCCCTAGAAAGGCCACGTCCCAGCAGCCAGCTCTGCCTCATTTCCTTCCTAACCCCACTCCAGACCCATGCCTCGTGTACCATTAGATCAAACCAGATGTACAGTAGTTCCTTGAACGCTCCCTGTATTTCTCCGGCTCCCAGGGTTCGTCCCTAATTAAATCGTGCTCAGGATACAATCCCTCAAGTGCGTCCCCGGCTCCAAATACATTTAGGAATACTACCAGCGCTGGATTGTGATGTAAGCAAATTTAACCGCTACTGTCCCTACATAGGACGCTGGCTACACCTATGGCCCCGCCCCATCCCGAAGCCCAATCCAGAGGAAGGTTTCGACTTCACCTATAACCCACCCTGATTGGCTGCCGCCTTGACCAGTCGCTGCCCTAACTCTTCTAGGTCCCGCCCCTGAGCCCTGCGGGGATTAGTCCTGGCCGCTCCGCCCGCCACCCTGCCCACGTGGGCCTGCGGGATCGGTGAAGGAAGAGCGCGGGACCATGGCTGGTGTCCGCAGGCTGACGTTGGAGGAGGCCCTGGCGCTGGAGCCTAAGTGGCAGCACGCGTGCCACGCGATGCTCTACGCGCCGGACCCTGGGCTACTCTTCCACCACATCCCTATGCGTTATGCTGTCCTGGTGAGGAGGGGGCGCGCCAGGCCACTCCCCGCCCTGTTACCTCCTGGTAGTGCCTGCCTCTGGCGCCCCAGGCCACTCCCCGCCCTGTTACCTCCCTGTAGTGTAGTGCCTGCCTCTGGCGCCCCAGGCCACTCCCCGCCCTGTTACCTCCCTGTAGTGCCTGCCTCTGGCGCCCCAGGCCACTCCCCGCCCTGCTACCTCCCTGTAGTGTAGTGCCTGCCTCTGGCGCCCCAGGCCACTCTCCGCCCTGCTATCTCCCTGTAGTGCCTGCCTCTGGCGCCCCAGGCCACTCCCCGCCCTGTTACCTCCCGGTAGTGCCTGCCTCTGGCGCCCCAGGCCACTCCCCGCCCTGCTACCTCCCTGTAGTGCCTGCCTCTGGCGCCCCAGGCCACTCTCCGCCCTGCTACCTCCCTGTAGTGCCTGCCTCTGGCGCCCCAGGCCACTCCCCGCCCTGTTACCTCCCTGTAGTGCCTGCCTCTGGCGCCCCAGGCCACTCCCCGCCCTGTTACCTCCTGGTAGTGCCTGCCTCTGGCGCCCCAGGCCACTCCCCGCCCTGTTACCTCCCTGTAGTGTAGTGCCTGCCTCTGGCGCCCCAGGCCACTCCCCGCCCTGTTACCTCCCTGTAGTGCCTGCCTCTGGCGCCCCAGGCCACTCTCCGCCCTGCTACCTCCCTGTAGTGCCTGCCTCTGGCGCCCCAGGCCACTCCCCGCCCTGCTACCTCCCTGTAGTGCCTGCCTCTGGCGCCCCAGGCCACTCTCCGCCCTGCTACCTCCCTGTAGTGCCTGCCTCTGGCGCCCCAGGCCACTCTCCGCCCTGCTACCTCCCTGTAGTGCCTGCCTCTGGCGCCCCAGGATACTCCCCGCTCTGCTACCTCCCTGTAGTGCCTGCCTCTGGCGCCCCAGGCCACTCTCCGCCCTGCTACCTCCCTGTAGTGCCTGCCTCTGGCGCCCCAGGCCACTCCCCGCCCTGCTACCTCCCTGTAGTGCCTGCCTCTGGCGCCCCAGGCAATCCCAGCTTTCCTCTCCTGCAGATGCAGATGCGCTTTGATGGCCGTTTGGGCTTCCCTGGCGGTTTTGTGAAGTTGCAGGACGGCACGCTGGAGAATGGGCTGAACCGCGAGCTGAACGAGGAGCTGGGCGAGGGTGCGCAGGCCTTCCGCATAGAGCGCGCCGACTACCGCAGCTCGCATGCGGCGACCAACCCGCACGTCGTGGCCCACTTCTATGCCAAGCGTCTG
It includes:
- the NUDT16 gene encoding U8 snoRNA-decapping enzyme; this translates as MAGVRRLTLEEALALEPKWQHACHAMLYAPDPGLLFHHIPMRYAVLMQMRFDGRLGFPGGFVKLQDGTLENGLNRELNEELGEGAQAFRIERADYRSSHAATNPHVVAHFYAKRLTLEQLTAVEKGAPYARDHGLEVLGLVRVPLYTLRDGVGGLPAFLENTFIGASREQLIEALQDLELLESSSA